From Streptomyces sp. NBC_01460, a single genomic window includes:
- a CDS encoding sensor histidine kinase, with protein sequence MLRRAERAGQRLRLPLRKSLLGRLLAVSALVAACSVAATAWLAVQTTSGAIEQEQGRNLAADTRVLDGLLAYAAEHPTWDGVGTTVDELADASDRRITLTTQSREILADSAGSSPPPPALPPQASAVVDPLSVAAVPSEAEPGAGSVTVAVPGTDAAQRSGNDRVDPRAVGPFKLPEAERASLRRTAEETVRCLSRSGIASDVIESPSGRPRIQVVGNDPARMQNSRCSTDDLDSPTGTETKALTALNGLVNACLDRQGREAVRLDLDLSWNTREEPEAATAVPRPVPGVTVPQEARPTALPTPASLDSENDRDIASCVGIARQEQLSSYVASPALLFISDPGGGAVPAFELSSGNTAKITGVAALVLALTVGASVLAGARLVRPLHALTGAAQRMRDGENPSHVVVAADNEIGRLAAAFNDMTEHRARLEEQRKALVSDVAHELRTPLSNIRGWLEGAQDGIAELDASFVSSLLEEAVQLQHIIDDLQDLAAADAGVLRLHPEPLRIEELLTYVVAAHQAEADAAGVGLTVADPEGREPPPDLAADPVRMRQAISNLVSNAVRHTPPGGRVTLRVYATGSGGDETVVEVADTGCGIAQEDLPHVFDRFWRAEKSRSRRTGGSGLGLAIVRKLVEAHGGTTGVASTVGHGSVFTLRLPSAGPDPMRTLV encoded by the coding sequence GTGCTCCGGCGCGCTGAGCGCGCCGGACAGCGTCTGCGGCTGCCCCTGCGCAAGAGTCTGCTCGGCAGGCTGCTGGCGGTGTCGGCGCTGGTCGCGGCCTGCTCGGTAGCCGCCACGGCATGGCTGGCCGTGCAGACCACGTCCGGCGCGATCGAGCAGGAGCAGGGCCGCAACCTCGCCGCCGACACCCGGGTCCTCGACGGTCTCCTCGCCTACGCGGCCGAACACCCCACCTGGGACGGCGTGGGGACCACCGTCGACGAGCTGGCCGACGCGTCCGACCGGCGCATCACGCTGACGACGCAGAGCCGGGAGATCCTCGCGGACTCCGCCGGTTCGTCCCCGCCCCCACCGGCCCTGCCCCCGCAGGCCTCGGCGGTCGTGGACCCGCTGTCGGTCGCCGCCGTCCCCTCCGAGGCGGAGCCGGGTGCGGGGTCCGTGACCGTCGCGGTACCCGGCACCGACGCGGCACAGCGCTCCGGCAACGATCGAGTGGACCCGCGTGCCGTCGGCCCGTTCAAGCTGCCCGAGGCCGAGCGGGCGTCGTTGCGGCGCACCGCCGAGGAGACGGTGCGGTGCCTCAGCCGGTCGGGGATCGCCTCGGACGTCATCGAGAGCCCGAGCGGCCGGCCCCGTATCCAGGTCGTGGGCAACGATCCGGCCCGCATGCAGAACAGCAGGTGTTCGACGGACGACCTGGACAGTCCCACCGGAACCGAGACGAAGGCACTCACCGCGCTCAACGGGCTGGTCAACGCGTGCCTCGACCGGCAGGGCCGCGAAGCCGTACGGCTCGATCTCGACCTCTCGTGGAACACGCGGGAGGAGCCCGAGGCAGCAACGGCCGTACCCCGGCCCGTGCCCGGTGTCACCGTTCCGCAGGAGGCCCGGCCGACCGCCCTCCCCACCCCGGCGTCCCTGGACAGCGAGAACGACCGCGACATCGCCTCGTGCGTCGGCATCGCCCGTCAGGAGCAGCTCAGTTCGTACGTCGCCTCGCCCGCGCTGCTGTTCATCAGCGACCCGGGCGGGGGCGCCGTCCCCGCCTTCGAGCTGTCCTCCGGCAACACCGCGAAGATCACCGGCGTCGCGGCGCTCGTCCTCGCGCTCACGGTCGGGGCCTCGGTCCTGGCCGGTGCCCGGCTCGTACGTCCGCTGCACGCGCTCACGGGTGCGGCCCAGCGCATGCGGGACGGAGAGAACCCCTCCCATGTGGTGGTCGCGGCGGACAACGAGATCGGCCGGCTGGCCGCCGCCTTCAACGACATGACGGAACACCGGGCACGGCTGGAGGAGCAGCGCAAGGCGCTGGTCAGCGACGTGGCGCACGAGCTGCGCACACCGCTGAGCAACATCCGGGGATGGCTGGAGGGTGCCCAGGACGGAATCGCCGAGCTGGACGCGTCGTTCGTCTCCTCGCTCCTCGAGGAGGCGGTGCAGCTGCAGCACATCATCGACGACCTCCAGGACCTGGCGGCGGCGGACGCCGGTGTCCTCCGTCTCCACCCCGAACCCCTGAGGATCGAGGAGTTGCTCACCTACGTCGTCGCGGCCCACCAGGCAGAGGCGGATGCCGCAGGGGTCGGCCTGACCGTGGCCGACCCGGAAGGGCGCGAACCGCCCCCTGACCTGGCCGCGGACCCGGTACGCATGCGGCAGGCCATCAGCAACCTGGTGTCCAACGCCGTGCGCCACACCCCGCCCGGAGGGCGGGTGACGTTGCGCGTCTACGCCACCGGGTCCGGGGGCGACGAGACGGTGGTGGAGGTCGCGGACACCGGCTGCGGCATAGCGCAGGAGGACCTGCCGCACGTCTTCGACCGTTTCTGGCGCGCCGAGAAGTCCCGCAGCCGCCGCACCGGCGGGAGCGGTCTGGGGCTGGCGATCGTACGCAAGCTCGTCGAGGCGCACGGTGGCACGACGGGGGTGGCCAGCACGGTGGGCCACGGCTCGGTGTTCACCCTGCGGTTGCCGTCGGCCGGCCCTGATCCGATGCGAACGCTGGTCTGA
- a CDS encoding PP2C family protein-serine/threonine phosphatase: MSPNRTTTGLVSHVPQDESDLLPWWTRLAPLALVVLALAVDLPWPGEFSGDVFLILSSMMAACVYSLRAVVGVAVLNSLAGLVLLFASHLSSDGRHAVVDYVAMVVLAWASVPLCRLRLSLRRRLQGAERVAESAQRAVLPPVRAWWGDTWIAVRYEAASAAAAVGGDLYAAEHTPYGVRLLIGDVRGKGLNAIPSVAALVGSFHEAAHHTPTLPELARHLDEAVTRHTRETAAVGGGATASSEHFITAAIAQIPDDGTEVRLINRGHCPAYLVDGSTLLAWEPEHPGLPLGLGELDTGPWTDEARPFGPGHLLLLCTDGLLEARDADGHFYTPDRELRQSWHQGPPAVVEKLAQAVHRHTGGVLTDDLALVAVTRAEHALPRGGTDTPVP, encoded by the coding sequence GTGAGCCCGAACCGCACCACGACGGGGCTGGTCTCGCACGTGCCGCAGGACGAGAGCGACCTCCTCCCGTGGTGGACGCGGCTCGCACCGCTGGCCCTGGTGGTTCTCGCACTGGCGGTCGACCTGCCCTGGCCGGGGGAGTTCAGCGGGGACGTGTTCCTGATCCTCAGCTCGATGATGGCGGCGTGTGTGTACTCGCTCCGTGCCGTCGTCGGGGTGGCCGTCCTCAACAGTCTCGCCGGGCTGGTCCTGCTGTTCGCGAGTCATCTGTCGTCCGACGGCCGTCACGCGGTGGTCGACTACGTCGCCATGGTGGTCCTCGCCTGGGCGTCCGTGCCCCTGTGCCGGCTGCGGCTCTCCCTGCGACGCCGGCTCCAGGGCGCCGAGCGGGTGGCGGAGAGCGCCCAGCGCGCCGTCCTGCCGCCCGTACGGGCCTGGTGGGGGGACACCTGGATCGCGGTGCGCTACGAAGCCGCCTCCGCCGCTGCCGCTGTCGGAGGAGACCTCTACGCGGCGGAGCACACCCCGTACGGCGTGCGCCTGCTCATCGGTGACGTGCGCGGCAAGGGGTTGAACGCCATTCCGAGCGTCGCCGCACTCGTGGGAAGCTTCCACGAGGCCGCCCACCACACTCCCACCCTGCCCGAGCTGGCCCGCCACCTCGACGAGGCGGTGACCCGTCACACCCGGGAGACCGCGGCGGTGGGCGGTGGCGCCACCGCGAGCAGTGAGCACTTCATCACGGCTGCCATCGCGCAGATCCCGGACGACGGCACGGAGGTCCGCCTCATCAACCGGGGCCACTGTCCGGCCTACCTCGTGGACGGGAGCACCCTTCTCGCCTGGGAACCGGAGCACCCGGGGCTGCCTCTGGGGCTCGGTGAGCTCGACACCGGCCCGTGGACCGACGAGGCCCGCCCCTTCGGCCCCGGACATCTGCTCCTGCTGTGCACGGACGGCCTTCTCGAGGCCCGTGACGCCGACGGACACTTCTACACACCGGACAGGGAACTGCGGCAGTCCTGGCACCAGGGGCCGCCGGCCGTCGTGGAGAAGCTCGCCCAGGCGGTCCACCGTCATACCGGCGGGGTCCTGACCGACGACCTGGCGCTCGTCGCTGTCACCCGTGCGGAGCACGCCCTCCCCCGGGGCGGAACGGACACGCCCGTTCCGTGA
- a CDS encoding MarR family winged helix-turn-helix transcriptional regulator, which produces MSLTSAATLATLDRTGPRRITDLAAIEGVTQPAMTALVRVMEESGLVERRGDASDKRVTLVCLTEAGASYVRTRRQAGVHAFERLIGELTGDEVEALVAALPALKHLAELESQDREGPKRSPGGRSAGSR; this is translated from the coding sequence ATGAGCCTGACGTCCGCCGCCACCCTGGCCACCCTGGACCGGACCGGCCCACGGCGCATCACCGATCTGGCCGCGATCGAGGGTGTCACCCAGCCCGCGATGACCGCCCTGGTCAGGGTGATGGAGGAGTCCGGCCTGGTCGAGCGGCGGGGCGACGCGTCCGACAAGCGGGTCACGCTGGTGTGCCTGACCGAGGCCGGCGCCTCCTACGTCCGGACGCGGCGCCAGGCGGGCGTCCACGCGTTCGAGCGGTTGATCGGCGAGCTCACCGGCGACGAGGTCGAGGCGCTGGTGGCGGCCCTTCCGGCGCTGAAGCATCTGGCAGAGCTCGAGAGCCAGGACCGCGAAGGGCCGAAGCGGTCACCGGGCGGCCGGTCGGCGGGGTCGCGGTGA
- a CDS encoding aldo/keto reductase encodes MPSVPALTLNNGVEIPQLGFGTFQIPPEDTRETTLAALKAGYRHIDTAQMYGNEKEVGQAVLDSGLDRADVFVTSKLDNGAHAYDDALQAFEGTMEKVRLDYLDLFLIHWPLPDRGDFVETWKALEEIYRSGRVKAIGVSNFQPHHLRRLLDSSVVVPAVNQIEVHPYLTQDAVRSFGAEHGIATEAWSPIAQGKVLDDPTLTRIAERVGRSTAQVTLRWHLQRGDIVFPKSVTQRRIEENFDLFDFELTEGDIGEINSLNRDERTGLDPDRFNG; translated from the coding sequence GTGCCCTCAGTACCCGCCCTCACGCTCAACAACGGTGTGGAGATCCCGCAGCTCGGCTTCGGGACCTTCCAGATCCCTCCGGAGGACACCCGCGAGACCACGCTGGCTGCCCTGAAGGCCGGCTACCGGCACATCGACACGGCGCAGATGTACGGCAACGAGAAGGAGGTCGGCCAGGCGGTCCTGGACTCCGGCCTCGACCGGGCGGACGTCTTCGTCACCAGCAAGCTGGACAACGGCGCCCATGCGTACGACGACGCCCTCCAGGCGTTCGAGGGCACCATGGAGAAGGTGCGGCTGGACTACCTGGACCTCTTCCTCATCCACTGGCCGCTGCCCGACAGGGGCGACTTCGTCGAGACCTGGAAGGCGCTGGAGGAGATCTACCGCTCGGGCCGCGTCAAGGCGATCGGGGTCTCCAACTTCCAGCCGCACCACCTGCGCCGCCTGCTGGACAGCAGTGTGGTGGTGCCCGCCGTCAACCAGATCGAGGTACACCCGTATCTCACCCAGGACGCCGTGAGGTCCTTCGGCGCCGAGCACGGCATCGCCACCGAGGCCTGGTCACCGATCGCCCAGGGCAAGGTGCTCGACGATCCGACGCTCACCCGGATCGCGGAGCGGGTCGGCAGGTCGACGGCGCAGGTCACCCTGCGCTGGCACCTGCAGCGCGGGGACATCGTGTTCCCCAAGTCGGTGACGCAGCGGCGCATCGAGGAGAACTTCGACCTCTTCGACTTCGAGCTCACCGAGGGGGACATCGGCGAGATCAACTCCCTGAACCGCGACGAGCGCACCGGACTCGACCCCGACCGGTTCAACGGCTGA
- a CDS encoding GH92 family glycosyl hydrolase — protein sequence MRWTHWIRGAGAAAATAALLGGAVAAPAAADGGGHAERGRLTDLVNPFIGTENEGNTYPGAAVPFGMVQFSPDTGHNTGYDYSETHIRGFSTVHISGVGCGLGGDLPVLPTTGDITSTDNATYAAEFSHDDEKASPGTYEVGLKTGIKAELSATERTGVQRYTFPATDKANVLINAGQSLHKTVNTDVEIIDDRTVRTAITGSGFCQDTKPYTVYTITRFDRPFTTSGTWKGDAVTEGSKSSSAASERNGAFLRFDTTKDRTVEATTAISYVDAKGAALNLRAEGGRSYDRVARAAQAAWEDRLDDVEAKGGSETLRRTFYSSLYRSFLAPNIGSDVDGRYTGWDQKIHRAKGFTYYQNWSLWDTYRTQAQLLSLLAPHESRDMAISVLKIDQDSGWLPKWGYGTVETNIMTGDPVTPFLTNAYQQGLLKGYEEQAYRALKKNADGVPPADSAPVGREANKEYLADGFAPYIKGRAHVKPGDSDYDHGASATLEYALSDAMLGQMAKELGHKDDAARYAERAQNYRKIFDSSTGFFRARDVNGDFTGPVDPAQSEGFHEGTSWQYQWLVPQDLPGMVSLIGGTRSANERLDSFFAYEQLLQDPAKTAREVWVNGPYEYYNADKYNPQNEPDLIAPYTYLSTGQPWKTTDVVHAALTLFTDAPTGMTGNDDLGTMSAWNVLSSIGIFPVQPGTDTWGLSTPVFERVDLTLDRRYYPEGKLTVKAQGTSDSARYIRSAKTDGKAYGKTYLTTEDIRGTRDLTFEVGSEPSTWGTSADAAPPALK from the coding sequence ATGAGATGGACCCACTGGATTCGCGGCGCGGGGGCGGCGGCCGCCACGGCAGCCCTCCTCGGCGGGGCCGTCGCCGCACCCGCCGCGGCGGACGGAGGGGGCCACGCCGAGCGCGGTCGTCTCACCGATCTCGTCAACCCGTTCATCGGAACCGAGAACGAGGGCAACACCTATCCGGGCGCCGCGGTGCCGTTCGGCATGGTCCAGTTCTCGCCCGACACCGGCCACAACACCGGCTACGACTACTCCGAGACCCACATCCGGGGCTTCTCCACCGTTCACATATCCGGCGTGGGCTGCGGCCTCGGCGGAGACCTCCCGGTGCTTCCGACCACCGGTGACATCACGTCGACGGACAACGCCACGTACGCGGCCGAATTCAGCCACGACGACGAGAAGGCGAGCCCCGGCACCTACGAGGTCGGCCTCAAGACGGGCATCAAGGCCGAGCTGAGCGCCACCGAGCGCACCGGTGTGCAGCGCTACACCTTCCCCGCCACGGACAAGGCCAACGTCCTCATCAACGCGGGCCAGTCGCTGCACAAGACCGTGAACACCGACGTCGAGATCATCGACGACCGGACCGTGCGTACGGCCATCACCGGCAGCGGCTTCTGCCAGGACACCAAGCCGTACACGGTGTACACGATCACCCGCTTCGACCGGCCCTTCACGACTTCCGGTACCTGGAAGGGAGACGCGGTCACCGAGGGCTCGAAGTCCTCGTCGGCGGCCTCCGAGCGCAACGGCGCCTTCCTGCGCTTCGACACCACGAAGGACCGCACCGTCGAGGCGACGACCGCGATCTCGTACGTGGACGCGAAGGGCGCGGCCCTCAACCTCCGCGCCGAGGGCGGCCGTTCGTACGACCGTGTCGCCCGCGCCGCACAGGCGGCGTGGGAGGACCGGCTCGACGACGTCGAGGCGAAGGGCGGCAGCGAGACCCTGCGCCGGACCTTCTACTCGTCCCTCTACCGCTCGTTCCTCGCGCCGAACATCGGCAGCGACGTCGACGGCCGCTACACCGGCTGGGACCAGAAGATCCACCGGGCCAAGGGCTTCACCTACTACCAGAACTGGTCGCTCTGGGACACCTACCGGACCCAGGCCCAGCTCCTGTCACTCCTCGCACCCCACGAGTCCCGTGACATGGCGATCTCCGTCCTCAAGATCGACCAGGACAGCGGCTGGCTGCCCAAGTGGGGCTACGGCACGGTCGAGACGAACATCATGACCGGCGACCCCGTCACGCCGTTCCTCACCAACGCCTACCAGCAGGGCCTCCTCAAGGGATACGAGGAGCAGGCCTACCGGGCTCTGAAGAAGAACGCCGACGGTGTGCCCCCGGCCGACTCCGCCCCCGTGGGCCGTGAGGCCAACAAGGAGTACCTCGCCGACGGCTTCGCGCCGTACATCAAGGGTCGCGCCCATGTGAAGCCGGGCGACTCCGACTACGACCACGGCGCCTCCGCGACCCTGGAGTACGCGCTCTCCGACGCGATGCTCGGACAGATGGCGAAGGAACTGGGGCACAAGGACGACGCCGCCCGGTACGCGGAGCGTGCCCAGAACTACCGGAAGATCTTCGACAGCTCGACCGGCTTCTTCCGCGCACGGGACGTGAACGGCGACTTCACCGGCCCCGTCGACCCGGCCCAGAGCGAGGGCTTCCACGAGGGCACGTCCTGGCAGTACCAGTGGCTCGTCCCGCAGGACCTGCCCGGCATGGTGTCCCTGATCGGCGGCACCCGGTCCGCCAACGAACGCCTCGACTCGTTCTTCGCCTACGAGCAGCTGCTCCAGGACCCGGCGAAGACCGCCCGCGAGGTGTGGGTGAACGGGCCGTACGAGTACTACAACGCGGACAAGTACAACCCGCAGAACGAGCCCGACCTGATCGCCCCCTACACCTACCTCTCCACGGGGCAGCCCTGGAAGACGACGGACGTGGTGCACGCCGCGCTCACCCTCTTCACCGATGCTCCCACCGGCATGACGGGCAACGACGACCTGGGCACGATGTCCGCCTGGAACGTCCTGTCCTCGATCGGGATCTTCCCGGTCCAGCCGGGCACGGACACCTGGGGCCTCTCGACCCCGGTCTTCGAGCGGGTGGACCTCACCCTGGACCGGCGGTACTACCCCGAGGGGAAGCTGACCGTGAAGGCTCAGGGCACCTCCGACTCGGCGCGCTACATCCGGTCCGCGAAGACGGACGGGAAGGCGTACGGGAAGACCTACCTCACCACCGAGGACATCCGAGGCACGCGTGACCTGACCTTCGAGGTCGGCTCGGAGCCCTCGACGTGGGGCACCTCGGCGGACGCGGCACCGCCCGCCCTGAAGTAG
- a CDS encoding class F sortase has protein sequence MSCTTKTSRRTAVTVAAACLLLAPVTGCGATDTPDPSVKVATHAPGTRDEPKAPAPTRLVVPSLGIDTALLRLGLNEDGTVEVPPAEKGMTAGWYAGGAVPGEPGAAVLIGHNDTRFGEAVFHDLHRITKGADIAVSDGSGEEAHFTVTGTESVSKKAFPTQKVYGATGERVLRLITCDGAFDAEGHPVDNLIVYAALR, from the coding sequence ATGTCCTGCACAACGAAGACGTCGCGACGCACCGCCGTGACCGTGGCGGCGGCCTGCCTGCTGCTGGCCCCCGTCACCGGTTGCGGCGCTACCGATACGCCTGACCCCTCCGTCAAGGTGGCCACACACGCCCCCGGGACCCGGGACGAACCCAAGGCACCGGCTCCGACGCGGCTGGTGGTCCCGTCGCTCGGCATAGACACCGCACTGTTGCGGTTGGGACTCAACGAGGACGGCACGGTCGAGGTCCCGCCCGCGGAGAAGGGCATGACGGCCGGCTGGTACGCGGGCGGGGCCGTCCCCGGCGAGCCCGGCGCCGCCGTGCTCATCGGACACAACGACACCCGGTTCGGCGAGGCCGTCTTCCACGACCTGCACCGCATCACCAAGGGCGCGGACATCGCCGTCTCCGACGGGAGCGGCGAGGAAGCCCATTTCACGGTCACCGGCACCGAGAGCGTGAGCAAGAAGGCCTTCCCCACCCAGAAGGTCTACGGTGCCACCGGCGAGCGTGTTCTCCGCCTCATCACGTGCGACGGAGCCTTCGACGCCGAGGGCCACCCAGTGGACAACCTGATCGTCTACGCGGCACTGCGCTGA
- a CDS encoding response regulator transcription factor translates to MCANVIVAEDDAKQAELVRRYLEREGHTVTVVSDGLSALEEARRGEPDLLVLDVMMPRADGLDVVRILRAEEREVAVLMLTARAAEDDLLLGLDLGADDYMTKPYSPRELMARVRTLLRRTRRGVGREDGHVLRVGTLAVDPVRHEVAVDGVGVECTPGEFRLLSTMAAEPERVFTREQLLAELHGFDRYISSRTVDVHIMNLRKKIERAPRRPVRLLTVFGVGYKLLDPEKGASRAPAR, encoded by the coding sequence GTGTGTGCAAACGTCATAGTCGCCGAAGACGACGCGAAACAGGCCGAGCTGGTCCGCCGTTACCTCGAACGCGAGGGCCATACCGTCACCGTGGTGTCGGACGGCCTCTCCGCCCTGGAGGAGGCCCGGCGGGGGGAGCCGGACCTCCTCGTCCTCGACGTGATGATGCCGAGGGCCGACGGACTCGACGTCGTACGCATACTGCGCGCCGAGGAGCGGGAGGTGGCGGTCCTCATGCTCACCGCGCGGGCCGCGGAGGACGACCTGCTGCTCGGCCTCGACCTCGGCGCGGACGACTACATGACCAAGCCCTACAGTCCCCGCGAGCTCATGGCGCGCGTGCGGACGCTCCTGCGGCGCACCCGGCGGGGCGTGGGGCGCGAGGACGGCCACGTGCTGCGGGTGGGAACCCTTGCCGTCGATCCCGTACGCCACGAGGTGGCGGTCGACGGTGTCGGGGTCGAGTGCACACCCGGGGAGTTCCGCCTCCTCTCGACGATGGCCGCCGAACCCGAGAGGGTCTTCACCCGTGAGCAGCTCCTGGCCGAACTGCACGGCTTCGACCGGTACATCAGCAGCCGTACGGTCGACGTGCACATCATGAACCTCCGCAAGAAGATCGAGCGAGCACCCCGGCGCCCGGTCCGCCTGCTCACCGTCTTCGGCGTCGGCTACAAACTCCTGGACCCGGAGAAGGGTGCCTCGCGTGCTCCGGCGCGCTGA
- a CDS encoding polysaccharide deacetylase family protein — MDGQAGEASALTSPSPSHGIPGFPPDARLLLVNCDDFGMYPAVNAAVIESIEEGIAASCSLMTVCPAAADAMRLLRRRPGIPFGIHLTLVCETPSFPWGPLTAREKVPSLLDPSGEFFEPTPVGRAALLGRARTDEVETEFRAQIDAVADAGLSPTHLDFHCLADGGRDDILDLTVGLAAEYGLAVRVWLEPGLSAMRRRGLPVIDHAFLDSFSLGTEDKPARYDRLLRDLPAGLSEWAVHPGLGTPEARALDSGWQVRHTDHAFLTSPEAREAVAREDITVLDHRALQQVWARRTPAQGFVEGQDGHAPWGR, encoded by the coding sequence ATGGATGGACAAGCCGGCGAAGCCTCAGCCCTGACCTCGCCCTCGCCCTCGCACGGCATCCCGGGGTTCCCGCCCGATGCCCGCCTCCTCCTCGTCAACTGCGACGACTTCGGGATGTACCCCGCTGTCAACGCCGCGGTGATCGAGTCGATCGAGGAGGGGATCGCCGCGTCCTGCAGCCTCATGACCGTGTGTCCGGCGGCAGCGGACGCCATGCGGCTGCTCCGTCGGAGGCCCGGGATTCCGTTCGGGATCCACCTGACCCTCGTCTGCGAGACGCCCAGCTTCCCCTGGGGTCCCCTGACCGCGAGGGAGAAGGTGCCCTCTTTGCTGGACCCCTCCGGCGAGTTCTTCGAGCCGACCCCCGTCGGGCGGGCCGCGCTGCTCGGCCGGGCCCGGACCGACGAGGTCGAGACCGAGTTCCGCGCACAGATCGACGCCGTGGCCGACGCGGGGCTCTCCCCGACACACCTGGATTTCCACTGCCTGGCGGACGGGGGACGAGACGACATCCTCGACCTCACCGTGGGGCTGGCCGCGGAGTACGGCCTCGCCGTACGCGTCTGGCTGGAGCCCGGCCTGAGCGCGATGCGCCGGCGAGGTCTGCCCGTCATCGACCACGCCTTCCTGGACAGTTTCTCCCTCGGGACCGAGGACAAGCCGGCCCGGTACGACCGGCTGCTGCGCGACCTGCCGGCCGGGCTCAGCGAGTGGGCCGTCCATCCCGGGCTCGGCACCCCGGAGGCGCGGGCCCTCGACAGCGGCTGGCAGGTGCGGCACACGGACCACGCGTTCCTCACCTCGCCGGAGGCCCGGGAAGCCGTGGCCCGGGAAGACATCACGGTGCTCGACCACCGGGCCCTCCAACAGGTCTGGGCCCGGCGTACCCCGGCTCAGGGTTTCGTCGAGGGGCAGGACGGACACGCGCCTTGGGGGCGCTGA
- a CDS encoding GNAT family N-acetyltransferase gives MTTQLRLEPVTTANIDTAIGLKVRPDQEHLVAPVVKSLAEAYVYPDIAWPRLLFDGDRAVGFLMAFHDIDFAGDGTGTDIRSGLWRLNIAAGEQGRGYGRFAVEAVAAEIRRRGGTRLTTTWHPGEDGPEGFYLGLGFRPTGETSGDQTVGELELR, from the coding sequence ATGACGACTCAGCTCCGGTTGGAACCGGTCACCACCGCCAACATCGACACGGCGATCGGCCTGAAGGTCCGCCCCGACCAGGAGCACTTGGTCGCTCCGGTCGTGAAATCCCTTGCCGAGGCGTACGTGTACCCGGACATCGCCTGGCCCCGTCTCCTCTTCGACGGAGACCGGGCCGTCGGCTTCCTCATGGCCTTCCATGACATCGACTTCGCGGGCGACGGCACGGGCACCGACATCCGCTCGGGCCTGTGGCGGCTCAACATCGCAGCCGGCGAACAGGGCCGGGGCTACGGCCGCTTCGCGGTCGAGGCCGTGGCCGCCGAGATCCGCCGCCGCGGCGGCACCCGCCTGACCACGACCTGGCACCCGGGCGAGGACGGCCCCGAGGGCTTCTACCTGGGACTCGGATTCCGGCCGACGGGGGAGACGAGCGGGGACCAGACGGTGGGGGAGCTGGAGCTGCGCTGA
- a CDS encoding LPXTG cell wall anchor domain-containing protein — translation MSLRPTLRTAVLVAAAIGAVLLPSAAAVADGTPAVKPPAEKTESPTPAPEGAEAGAATPAPAPEGAEQSATAAPVPADSVRPGTVPRGGVAAGELPAGDTGSASDTVPYGSAAGIALLAGAGVLVLRRRSAAQRNG, via the coding sequence ATGTCCCTTCGTCCCACCCTGCGCACCGCGGTCCTCGTTGCCGCCGCCATCGGCGCGGTCCTGCTCCCGTCCGCCGCGGCCGTCGCCGACGGCACTCCGGCAGTGAAGCCGCCGGCCGAGAAGACCGAGAGCCCCACCCCCGCGCCCGAGGGCGCCGAAGCCGGTGCCGCGACGCCGGCCCCCGCCCCCGAGGGAGCGGAACAGTCCGCCACCGCGGCACCGGTCCCCGCCGACTCCGTGCGGCCGGGCACGGTCCCGCGGGGCGGTGTGGCCGCCGGGGAGCTTCCGGCCGGAGACACCGGAAGCGCGAGTGACACCGTTCCTTACGGCTCCGCGGCGGGCATCGCGCTGCTCGCGGGCGCCGGTGTCCTCGTCCTGCGCCGCCGGTCCGCCGCCCAGCGCAACGGCTGA